In Streptomyces sp. P9-A4, the genomic window CCTTCGGGAGTGCCGGCGGAATTGCTCAACGTACCCTGATCCCCTTCGGTGCCGTGGAACCACTACGCTAACGGACGCCTGGGGGACTCAGACGTCCTCCTTCGTCACATCCCGGCGCCAGCCACAGTTCCCTGCGCGGTCACGCAGCGCATCGACAGGAGAGTCCCTCGTGCCGAAGTCACGGATCCGCAAGAAGGCCGACTTCACGCCCCCGCCCGCGAAGCAGGCGACCAACATCAAGCTGACCAACCGCAGCTGGGTGGCGCCTGTGATGCTGGCGCTGTTCGCCATTGGTCTGGTGTGGATCGTGATCTTCTACGTCACCGACGGTTCGATGCCGGTCGAGTCGATCCGGAACTGGAACATCGTGGTGGGCTTCGGCTTCATCGCGGCCGGCTTCGGCGTCTCCACGCAGTGGAAGTAGCGGCGGTCTAGCCTCCTCGGGGGCCGCTCGTCAAGCTCTCCCCTGAACTTATCCACAGCGTTGTGCACAGCACTGGATAACTTACGAAGATCTGTGGATAACTCGCACCGAGTTGACGCCGGTATGACCGGAATCACCTCGGCATGAACGCCTCACGCCCCTCGCCTCCCTGGAGAAATGCCAGGTCAGAGGCGAGGGGCGTGGTGTTTCCCCACCCGGCGGGGACAACCCGCCACGCACTGTGGATAACTCTGGGGAAAGCTCACAGAAAAGCTCGTCCACAGGCCCCTGCGCTCAGGTGAGCGCCGCCGTGCGGGCCAGTACGCTCCCCACGTCCACGAGCAGCAGCAGACCGAGGGCCCCGTACTGCACGAGGTCCCGACGGGCCCGGGGCGCGTGCACGAGCGCGTACGTCACCAGGACGCCCGCGACCAGACCGCCGACATGGGCCTCCCAGGAGATCCCCGGACGGGTGAATGTCATGAGCAGCGACAGGGCCACGAAGAGGACCACCGGCCGCATGTCGTGACGGCGCCGGCGGGCCAGCACCACCCAGGCCCCGACCAGTCCGTAGACGACGCCCGAGGCGCCCAGCGAGGGCTGGTTCGGCTCGGCCACGAGGTAGACGAGCACGGACCCGGAGAGCCCGGAGAGCAGACAGAGGGCCGCGTACCGGATCCGCCCCAGCTCCGGTTCGACGATCCCGCCGATCACCCACAGGCCCAGCACGTTGAAGAGGATGTGCCAGACCTCCTGGTGGAGGACGGTCGAGGTCAGCAGCCGGTACCACTCGCCGTCCGCGACGCCGACGACCTCGCCGAGCGGCGGGCTGTAGGCGTACCCGATGAGCACCAGCTCGTCGACGAGCCGGTCGCCGACGATCAGCACCGCGAGGTAGACGGCGAGGTTGATCCCGATGAGGATCTTGGTGACGAAGCGGCCGTCCCCCGTCACCCGGCCGCCGGCGAGTGTCCTCGGCTGGTTGGCGTCGGGGGCGTGGCCGGTCCCTGAGCCCTTGCGCACGCAGTCGGGGCACTGGAAGCCGACGGAGGCGGAGACCATGCACCGGGTGCAGATCGGCTTGTCGCAGCGGGTGCAGCGGATGCCGGTCTCGGCCTCGGGGTGGCGGTAGCAGTGGGACGGACCGGCCTGCGGGTCCGTGGAAGGTCGCGGGTCCATGGGAGGTTCCGGCTCCTTCCGCCTCAGCGCTTCTCGATCACCACGGTGCCGACGACCACGTCCTGCACCGGCCGCTCGGTGTGCGGGTCGGTGGCGACGGCCGCGATGGCGTCGACGACCTTGCGGCTCTCCTTGTCCACGACCTCGCCGAAGATGGTGTGCTTGCGGTTCAGCCAGGTCGCGGGGGCGACGGTGACGAAGAACTGGGAGCCGTTGGTGCCCGGCCCTGCGTTGGCCATGGCGAGCAGATAGGGGCGGTCGAAGAACAGCTCCGGGTGGAACTCGTCGGCGAACGCGTAACCGGGGTCGCCGGTGCCGTCCCCGAGCGGGTCGCCGCCCTGGATCATGAAGCCCTTGATGACCCGGTGGAAGACCGTGCCGTCGTACAGCGGGTCCGAGGAGACCGTGCCGGTCGCGGGGTGGGTCCACTCGCGCTCGCCGGCGGCGAGCTCGACGAAGTTCCGCACCGTCTTCGGGGCGTGGAACGGCATCAGCCGCACCTCGATGTCACCCAGGCTGGTCTTGAGGATCGCGTACAGCTGCTCGGCCACGGTCGCCTTCCGTCCACGTCATGTCGCGTCATGCCACGTCTGTCCCTGGCGTGTCCGATCCTCGCATGCCCCGGATGCCCGCCCCGCATGCCGGACTTCGCTCGGGCGGGCATGATTCCGAAAAGGATGGAAAGGTGAAAAACCGACATCGCCACCGAGGAGGAGGAATCCCGTGACCAGCTTGGACAGCGTGCGCGCCGCGACAGATTCGGCGAAGGAGAGCGTTCTGCACGCCGCGGACGTGGTGGCGCCGTACGCCGGCACGGCCAAGGACCAGGCCTCGCGCTACGCGCACGAGGCGCGCGTGCTGATCGCGCCGAAGGTCTCGAAGGCCGCGCTGCTGGCCCGGGAGCAGGCTCGTGCGCAGTACGACTCGTATGTCGCACCGTATGTTCCGCCGCGGGTCGACGCGGCCGCACACCGTGCGGCGGTCAAGACCCGCCGGGCCGCCCGTCAGGCAGCCGACTACACCGTTCCCCGGGTCGAGCAGGCGGTCGCCGCGACCGGGCCGGTCATCGAGGAGGCCGGGGCGCGATCCATCGCCGCCTGGGCCGCGCTGCGCGGTCAGGTGACACCGGAGGAGATCCAGAAGATCGTGAAGAGGCACGAGCGTCGGGCCAGGGCCGGACGCCTCGCCAAGGGCCTGTTGGTCCTGGGCATTCTCGCCGGCGGCGCGTTCGCCGCCTGGAAGTGGTGGGACAGTCAGGCCAATCCCGACTGGCTCGTCGAACCGCCCGCTCCCACCGAGGTGGACGAGGAGACCGTCCCGCCGTCCGTCGACGACAGTGGCGCTTCCCTCGACCCGGAGGTGGAGGCCAAGGAGACCGAAGCCGAAGCCGCGGCCGCAGCCGAAGCGGCCGAACGCGACAAGCGCGGCTGACCGTTCCTACCGGGGTCCTGCTGGGGCTCTACGTGGTTCTGCCGGGGTGCTGCCTGGGGTTCTACGTGGTTCTGCCGGGGTCCTGCTGGGGCTCTACGTGGTCCTGCTGGGGTCCTGCTGGCTCTACGTGGTTCTGCCGGGGTGATGCCTGGGGTTCTACGAAGTCTGGTGGCGGTGCGGGGAGACGCGTGTGTCCGTCTTCTCCCCGCGCCTACGCCGCCGCGGCGAGCGCCAGCTCGGTCAGCGCGGCCGGCTCGTCGTGCTCGGCCACGGCGGTCACGCCGGCCGCGGAGCGGTTCCGGGCGGCGGGAGAGGAACCGTGGGCCTCGGCGGCGATGCGCTGCTTGATGGTCGGCGGCAGGGAGCGGTCCCCGGCGAGCGGCCACCGATGCGCCCGCTGTGCCGGTACGGAGGCGGGTGCG contains:
- a CDS encoding peptidylprolyl isomerase, whose protein sequence is MAEQLYAILKTSLGDIEVRLMPFHAPKTVRNFVELAAGEREWTHPATGTVSSDPLYDGTVFHRVIKGFMIQGGDPLGDGTGDPGYAFADEFHPELFFDRPYLLAMANAGPGTNGSQFFVTVAPATWLNRKHTIFGEVVDKESRKVVDAIAAVATDPHTERPVQDVVVGTVVIEKR
- the crgA gene encoding cell division protein CrgA, with translation MPKSRIRKKADFTPPPAKQATNIKLTNRSWVAPVMLALFAIGLVWIVIFYVTDGSMPVESIRNWNIVVGFGFIAAGFGVSTQWK
- a CDS encoding DUF6344 domain-containing protein, with the translated sequence MATAKVKQFWTAFISVLFALLASVGLAGTAAAAQQPAVQQPEEPAAGTAATPVAVVGERAPASVPAQRAHRWPLAGDRSLPPTIKQRIAAEAHGSSPAARNRSAAGVTAVAEHDEPAALTELALAAAA
- a CDS encoding DUF5324 family protein; its protein translation is MTSLDSVRAATDSAKESVLHAADVVAPYAGTAKDQASRYAHEARVLIAPKVSKAALLAREQARAQYDSYVAPYVPPRVDAAAHRAAVKTRRAARQAADYTVPRVEQAVAATGPVIEEAGARSIAAWAALRGQVTPEEIQKIVKRHERRARAGRLAKGLLVLGILAGGAFAAWKWWDSQANPDWLVEPPAPTEVDEETVPPSVDDSGASLDPEVEAKETEAEAAAAAEAAERDKRG
- a CDS encoding rhomboid family intramembrane serine protease, with amino-acid sequence MDPRPSTDPQAGPSHCYRHPEAETGIRCTRCDKPICTRCMVSASVGFQCPDCVRKGSGTGHAPDANQPRTLAGGRVTGDGRFVTKILIGINLAVYLAVLIVGDRLVDELVLIGYAYSPPLGEVVGVADGEWYRLLTSTVLHQEVWHILFNVLGLWVIGGIVEPELGRIRYAALCLLSGLSGSVLVYLVAEPNQPSLGASGVVYGLVGAWVVLARRRRHDMRPVVLFVALSLLMTFTRPGISWEAHVGGLVAGVLVTYALVHAPRARRDLVQYGALGLLLLVDVGSVLARTAALT